From a region of the Gossypium raimondii isolate GPD5lz chromosome 10, ASM2569854v1, whole genome shotgun sequence genome:
- the LOC105776179 gene encoding chromatin structure-remodeling complex protein SYD isoform X3, producing the protein MASSSHNVELEAAKFLHKLIQDSTDEPSKLATKLYVILQHMKSSGKEHSMPFQVISRAMETVIKRHGLDLEALKSSRLPGSQIVDSTSGQYVGSSQAVSVPKDSKAGAAQNEIPKFDPFSSSRPPVGPSIAGHEYYQGAATHRGSQSFDHGSPSSLDTRSANSQSQDKQMNQNDSKKGAAKRKRGDSSSPLEPNFDESLNAVVDPRKGKMNKAETSGPANYNMVPSSGQMEHFPSLPGNMRSMHRGRQDGQNVTENLVDSTNISNMMSRGPSSKYPEEVEVSSAQNVPRQQQGGLPGAHEIFSSRGKAGLPFDRSQLHRFSPNVSGNITAEIASQQLMHASLMPGSFGKVQGGLSAPSNYHAGELAYSGSGQFSGSENQKHGLSKSSVASPDGSSSTLSAGKVLEHDGGSSNMLGDVNKIAQAGRQNSASEMIMLRAMAPRDTGKSPVSQSAALSSMPFKEHQLKQLRAQCLVFLAFRNGLMPKKLHLEIALGNIFPREVGNTDGVRKELNDHRGKAQTSSDPGSISEVAMSFGRMNNVPPALTSIGRFPEADSLSKEAEKLKVEETNGPTSDLLAIVEEREHILATRKAEADLQSHEAVEPQAYLPTMSRQPESATTKDGFTVHNNLDGMENGHLQVAKADLASSMMGANKQVNPEMIGWSGIGFHNEVSRASLPAAAIQHDLVLERKDTGPLFQSLEQDEDKSVSTDSLPSPKYTMLEKWIMDQQKRKFLAEQKWVAKQQETRQRIITCFTKLKGNVSSSEDISAKTKSVIELKKLQLLELQRRLRSDFLNDFFKPITNDMERLKSYKKHRHGRRIKQLEKYEQRMKEERQKRIRERQKEFFSEIEVHKERLDDVFKVRRERWKGINRYVKEFHKRKERIHREKIDRIQREKINLLKINDVEGYLRMVQDAKSDRVKQLLKETEKYLQKLGSKLRDAKAMASRFENNMDEIRTTSFDENDTAIESEDEAKHYMESNEKYYLMAHSIKENISEQPRFLKGGKLREYQMNGLRWLVSLYNNHLNGILADEMGLGKTVQVISLICYLMETKNDRGPFLVVVPSSVLPGWESEINFWAPEIHSIVYAGPPEERRRLFKERIVHQKFNILLTTYEYLMNKHDRPKLSKIYWHYIIIDEGHRIKNASCKLNADLKHYQSSHRLLLTGTPLQNNLEELWALLNFLLPNIFNSSEDFSQWFNKPFESNGDNSADEALLSEEENLLIINRLHQVLRPFVLRRLKHKVENQLPEKIERLVRCEASAYQKLLMKRVEENLGAIGNSKARSVHNSVMELRNICNHPYLSQLHVEEVDNLIPQHYLPPIIRLCGKLEMLDRILPKLKATDHRVLFFSTMTRLLDVMEDYLTFKQYRYLRLDGHTSGNDRGALIEKFNQQGSTFFIFLLSIRAGGVGVNLQAADTVIIFDTDWNPQVDLQAQARAHRIGQKKDVLVLRFETVQTVEEQVRAAAEHKLGVANQSITAGFFDNNTSAEDRREYLESLLRECKKEEAAPALHDDALNDLLARSESEIDVFESVDKQRQEEETAKWKKLVFGSGMDGSKPLPPLPSRLVTDDDLKDFYEAMKLYDIQKSGAQPNVGVKRKGESLGALDTQHYGRGKRAREVRSYEEQWTEEEFEKMCQVDSPGSSGLREEAVERNLAKNALAGTVNSTEPHAPAHAPAPAPALTPPLPQPVQVELAHQPQQQSKDVTPPSKRGRGRPRRATAEKSPNTPVFPAPYGTGKLDVGLQKAADDSSSAFPAPDSHSSTGVSLNLPPSAPSVSAIPDDSTPPGFSPPVESKGQGRRAQSGGQAPSRRGKKQEPALGPAVEALVGPVPETNDQSLIKSVIPPDSIAVATSGTVPGVSSAPMAVGTNPVPISAGMDCTTGTNHPSDVGFSLNSQTLNTSSGAPIAQSTLPCPTVPVQVKGQGRKAQSGVGTPRRRGKKQAQISAAPLDASAGQDSKLNPQAQDKSTVALPNKVIVMGGNQVNDACDPTKVTQEHGLVTNAVITGQDKHSSEHDNLPQSKKPEVSQEVHNSTALILGPALGKIQKDDVHEKASMISGVSSECSSQKATSSEVCGNLGGAVAVTPGQTSVEVVKNQNSEDRVHSTFSIGKPVSLVSVATTDSLHTSTPLAGANKTIPSSSEKIAPSSEPYPTCALAASEPHSVPACPAESVQSRRPSRKATNRAEAPRRRGRKPATPDASSGQDLKVHASEIHSPGASVGHDLKRKVTGAIPAFSRIPTADVNDVARVMKEIFSETCSSKTKIGEPAGSEGKNTPTASKTFEEVVKNQSLDGKPAVSTPAPVKTAPACDVPKEKSKKHSETEADTKELEDNASLVIKVPVLERANSLKPECKTHSGSDNVAKSIQISNENLVTDSNVQVNSTHPHSADDVKDAAQGAPAPTGVQTGSRNGLNDIPIKTSVSDQSVVSLSDLSFDKSDVPSMVIRCSTESIVVKGPETLENSNKHQASSVVEDMTLTHEAATLDDAPVENRDVEGQSGGNEAKNPIPEPVLSSTTESADIELVPQDGGALLQSPVVRDKEGDVAETRHMVVDPCETELSSLKDFTVESASWDSASEVDGGKQLSVGVQTTKIDNVEVCDPEVKPSETQSSEPAKTPFEIAVPVSDSFQDKNSERSGTDADAKESAEKSPLVVMTSMTESVCPVVQCQAATGPENLSVPRQLSREISMTQSSMEVDCKDNHSAIEIDCESTIHSTKASDACNGSRVVPPTSVVMEPKVASSEDKEKPSLESSYSASLDVSSSRAHVASESSGVTAVVPLSSDHSVARSLPDQIAIPSECDMEPSAIESESSFNVESAEAALNATKLLDVTDHPEESLPITACPDKSGTVDRPVMVEKFSECELEPSSDKLGSVEAPAMVENNSELEAGTPLKSHPEPSVLDVENLQSAAMSTKPDVDDAPLVTSNISPSPVCSVMVELPAITENELGKETKPFSGNENITPSPVHLFASDSTNRELTPTDDELQQSSAAERVDAKSVDVSNEVEPTAQPASSQDFAAEASNEDFAPENHGEAKVSPGIKSVGDGHVERDVDPLELEASVDEDIAAVPSSMELVPGDQSEVHVQAGVAGCEGDDGIQGRDMEVDPLETLATSSEVAAKDPPMGEHVQNDQSQELLGTEKTEADQLEASIIEPNSSEAQKSLPQSGNTDDEEQLAQRPEVDLVEACNEESNLAEGPSSAQAISDESIRPENDPGLTHASSLQSEKSEVHQVETCNMESNPTGPSSSQVISNESTNPELTQNELQSEDPAEASQSPKTETVDVSDMDIHLKETKDPSPELEDDAKVSVQPNVVLDMEIDTEQTNIPSQSTDGTIA; encoded by the exons ATGGCGTCTTCTTCACATAATGTGGAGTTAGAGGCGGCAAAGTTTCTGCATAAGCTCATACAAGATTCTACAGATGAGCCTTCAAAGCTGGCAACAAAACTTTACGTG ATATTGCAACACATGAAATCTAGTGGGAAGGAACATTCAATGCCATTTCAAGTAATATCAAG GGCAATGGAGACTGTTATCAAACGACATGGTCTTGACCTTGAGGCTTTGAAATCATCACGGCTTCCTGGGTCACAAATAGTGGATTCTACATCTGGGCAATATGTTG GATCCTCTCAGGCTGTTTCAGTTCCAAAAGATTCTAAAGCAGGAGCAGCCCAAAACGAGATACCTAAATTTGATCCTTTTTCATCCAGCAGGCCGCCTGTTGGCCCAAGCATTGCTGGACATGAGTATTATCAAGGAGCTGCAACTCATAGGGGTAGTCAGTCTTTTGATCATGGAAGCCCCTCAAGTTTGGACACCAGGTCTGCTAACTCACAATCACAAGACAAACAAATGAATCAAAATGATAGCAAGAAGGGTGCAGCTAAAAGAAAGAGGGGTGATTCATCATCTCCATTGGAACCAAATTTTGATGAATCTCTTAACGCTGTCGTTGATCCTAGGAAAGGGAAGATGAATAAGGCTGAAACATCTGGCCCTGCTAACTACAACATGGTCCCAAGTAGTGGTCAAATGGAGCATTTTCCATCCTTGCCTGGAAATATGAGATCAATGCATAGAGGAAGACAGGATGGTCAAAATGTAACAGAAAACCTGGTAGATTCGACAAACATTAGCAATATGATGTCACGTGGTCCTAGTTCAAAGTATCCTGAAGAGGTGGAAGTTTCTTCTGCTCAAAATGTTCCAAGACAGCAGCAAGGTGGACTACCTGGTGCACATGAAATTTTTTCTTCCAGGGGTAAGGCTGGGTTACCCTTTGACAGATCTCAACTTCACAGGTTTTCTCCAAATGTTTCTGGCAACATAACAGCAGAAATTGCATCTCAGCAGTTGATGCATGCATCTCTTATGCCAG GTTCTTTTGGGAAGGTTCAAGGAGGATTGTCTGCCCCATCTAACTATCATGCAGGAGAATTAGCATATTCAGGTTCAGGCCAATTTAGTGGTTCTGAGAATCAGAAGCATGGGTTATCCAAAAGTTCTGTAGCAAGTCCTGATGGGTCGTCTTCAACACTTTCTGCTGGAAAAGTTTTGGAACATGATGGAGGCAGTTCAAATATGTTAGGAGATGTAAATAAGATAGCTCAG GCTGGCAGACAAAATAGTGCCTCAGAAATGATTATGCTTAGGGCCATGGCTCCAAGAGACACGGGAAAGTCTCCTGTCTCTCAATCTGCTGCACTATCTAGCATGCCCTTCAAGGAACACCAGTTGAAACAGCTTAGAGCCCAGTGCCTTGTTTTTCTAGCTTTCAG AAACGGTTTGATGCCAAAGAAGCTGCATCTTGAAATTGCGCTTGGAAACATATTTCCTAGAGAAG TTGGCAATACAGATGGCGTTCGCAAAGAGTTGAATGACCATAGAGGCAAAGCACAGACTTCTAGTGACCCAGGTAGCATATCTGAAGTTGCAATGTCATTTGGAAGGATGAATAATGTACCTCCAGCTTTGACATCTATTGGAAGATTTCCAGAGGCTGATTCCTTGTCAAAAGaagcagaaaaattaaaagtggAGGAGACTAATGGCCCAACTTCTGATCTTTTGGCAATTGTGGAGGAAAGGGAACATATTCTAGCTACAAGGAAGGCAGAGGCTGATCTTCAGAGCCACGAGGCAGTGGAACCACAGGCATACTTACCTACAATGTCACGACAGCCTGAGTCTGCCACCACAAAGGATGGTTTTACTGTTCATAACAATTTGGATGGCATGGAGAATGGCCATTTGCAAGTTGCAAAGGCTGATCTAGCCTCATCTATGATGGGTGCTAATAAACAGGTGAACCCTGAAATGATAGGCTGGTCTGGAATTGGCTTTCATAATGAGGTTTCCAGGGCATCTTTGCCAGCTGCTGCTATTCAGCATGATTTGGTGCTAGAAAGAAAAGATACTGGTCCTCTGTTTCAAAGTCTTG AGCAAGATGAGGATAAATCCGTGTCAACTGATTCATTGCCATCTCCAAAGTATACAATGTTGGAGAAATGGATTATGGATCAGCAGAAACGGAAGTTCTTAGCTGAGCAGAAGTGGGTTGCAAAACAGCAAGAAACAAGGCAAAGAATTATTACTTGTTTCACGAAATTAAAG GGAAATGTGAGCTCATCTGAAGATATATCTGCAAAAACCAAAAGTGTAATAGAGTTGAAGAAACTCCAATTATTGGAGCTTCAACGTCGCCTAAGGAG TGATTTTCTGAACGACTTTTTTAAACCCATTACAAATGATATGGAACGCCTGAAATCATACAAGAAACATAGACATGGTAGAAGGATAAAACAACTCGAGAAATATGAGCAGAGAATGAAAGAAGAGCGACAAAAGAGAATACGTGAGAGGCAGAAGGAGTTTTTCAGTGAGATAGAAGTTCACAA GGAGAGGCTGGATGATGTGTTTAAAGTTAGAAGAGAACGTTGGAAAGGTATCAATAGATATGTGAAGGAGTTCCATAAGAGAAAGGAGCGTATACATCGTGAGAAGATTGACAGGATTCAGCGTGAGAAGATTAACCTACTCAAAATCAATGATGTAGAGGGTTATTTGCGAATGGTTCAG GATGCTAAATCAGATCGTGTTAAGCAACTATTGAAAGAAACTGAGAAGTATCTTCAAAAGCTTGGATCCAAGTTAAGGGATGCAAAGGCTATGGCAAGCCGCTTTGAGAATAATATGGATGAGATTCGAACTACaagttttgatgaaaatgacacTGCTATTGAGAGTGAAGATGAGGCAAAG CATTACATGGAAAGCAATGAAAAGTACTACCTGATGGCTCATAG CATAAAAGAAAACATCAGTGAGCAACCAAGATTTCTTAAGGGTGGGAAattaagaga GTATCAGATGAATGGCCTTAGGTGGCTGGTTTCACTCTACAATAATCATCTGAATGGCATTCTTGCTGATGAAATGGGCCTTGGGAAAACTGTTCAG GTTATTTCTCTTATTTGTTACCTAATGGAAACCAAAAATGATAGAGGACCATTTTTAGTGGTTGTACCATCTTCAGTTCTGCCTGGATGGGAATCGGAAATCAATTTCTGGGCTCCTGAAATACACAGTATTGTTTATGCTGGACCTCCGGAGGAGAGGCGTAGATTATTCAA GGAGAGGATTGTACACCAGAAATTTAACATTCTCTTGACAACGTATGAGTATCTAATGAACAAGCATGATAGACCAAAGTTGAGCAAAATTTACTGGCACTATATTATAATTGATGAAGGTCACCGGATAAAAAATGCTTCTTGCAAGTTGAATGCAGACTTAAAGCACTATCAGAGCTCCCATAGATTGCTGTTGACTGGAACTCCACTACAG AACAATCTTGAGGAGTTGTGGGCATTGCTCAATTTCTTATTGCCTAATATATTTAACTCATCAGAGGATTTTTCTCAGTGGTTCAACAAGCCATTTGAGAGTAATGGGGATAATTCTGCTGATGAA GCCCTACTATCTGAGGAGGAAAATTTGTTGATCATAAACCGTCTCCACCAAGTTCTTCGTCCTTTTGTACTTCGAAGGCTGAAGCATAAG GTTGAAAATCAACTTCCTGAGAAGATTGAGAGGCTTGTAAGATGCGAAGCATCTGCTTATCAAAAACTTTTGATGAAGAGGGTTGAAGAAAATCTTGGTGCAATTGGAAATTCAAAG GCTCGATCCGTACACAACTCTGTTATGGAGCTTCGTAATATATGCAATCATCCATATCTCAGCCAGCTTCATGTTGAGGAG GTTGATAATTTAATACCACAGCATTATTTGCCACCAATTATTAGGCTTTGTGGCAAGCTTGAGATGTTAGATCGAATACTCCCCAAGTTGAAGGCAACTGATCATCGG GTTCTCTTCTTTTCCACTATGACCAGGCTACTAGATGTTATGGAAGACTATCTCACCTTTAAACAGTATCGCTACCTTCGGTTGGATGGGCATACATCAGGGAATGATCGTGGTGCACTTATTGAAAAGTTTAATCAACAAGGTTCcacatttttcatatttttgctcAG TATTCGAGCTGGTGGTGTTGGAGTCAATCTTCAAGCTGCTGATACTGTGATAATATTCGATACTGACTGGAATCCTCAG GTTGACCTGCAAGCGCAAGCAAGAGCTCATAGGATTGGCCAGAAGAAGGATGTACTTGTTTTAAGATTTGAAACA GTTCAAACAGTTGAAGAACAAGTCAGAGCTGCTGCTGAACACAAATTGGGAGTTGCTAATCAGAGTATCACTGCCGGCTTCTTTGACAATAATACAAG TGCTGAAGACCGTAGGGAGTACTTAGAGTCCCTCCTGCGAGAGTGCAAGAAAGAGGAAGCTGCCCCAGCGTTACATGATGATGCTTTAAATGACTTGTTGGCCCGcag TGAATCTGAGATTGATGTATTTGAATCAGTTGATAAACAAAGGCAGGAAGAAGAGACG GCAAAGTGGAAGAAGTTGGTATTTGGATCAGGGATGGATGGCTCCAAGCCTTTACCCCCTTTACCATCCCGCCTTGTTACAGATGATGACTTAAAAGATTTTTATGAAGCAATGAAACTGTATGATATACAAAAGTCTGGGGCACAGCCTAATGTTGGGGTAAAGCGGAAGGGTGAATCTCTTGGTGCTCTTGATACTCAGCACTATGGGAGGGGCAAACGAGCTAGAGAG GTGCGTTCATATGAAGAGCAATGGACAGAAGAGGAGTTTGAAAAAATGTGTCAAGTTGACTCACCTGGATCCTCAGGATTAAGGGAAGAAGCTGTTGAGAGGAACCTGGCAAAAAATGCTTTGGCGGGGACTGTTAATAGCACCGAACCTCATGCTCCGGCTCATGCCCCAGCCCCTGCTCCAGCTCTGACTCCGCCACTGCCACAACCAGTTCAGGTGGAGCTTGCACATCAGCCACAGCAGCAGAGCAAAGATGTAACACCACCATCTAAAAGGGGCCGTGGAAGGCCAAGAAGAGCAACTGCTGAGAAATCTCCCAATACACCAGTGTTTCCAGCACCTTATGGAACCGGTAAATTGGATGTTGGATTACAGAAAGCAGCAGATGATAGCTCATCAGCATTTCCTGCTCCGGATTCTCACAGTAGTACTGGAGTTTCTCTGAACTTGCCACCAAGTGCACCCTCTGTTTCTGCCATTCCTGATGACTCTACCCCACCTGGATTCTCTCCACCAGTAGAATCAAAAGGACAAGGTCGAAGGGCTCAAAGTGGAGGACAGGCACCTAGTCGAAGGGGAAAGAAACAAGAGCCAGCATTGGGCCCTGCCGTTGAGGCATTAGTTGGTCCTGTTCCAGAAACAAATGATCAATCTCTGATTAAATCAGTCATTCCACCAGATAGTATAGCTGTTGCTACAAGTGGAACTGTTCCTGGTGTATCAAGTGCTCCCATGGCCGTGGGTACCAATCCTGTGCCTATTTCTGCTGGTATGGATTGTACTACGGGAACCAATCATCCATCTGATGTGGGGTTTAGTTTGAACTCTCAGACACTTAATACTTCCTCAGGTGCCCCAATTGCTCAATCAACTCTTCCTTGCCCTACCGTACCTGTGCAAGTGAAAGGCCAGGGCCGTAAGGCTCAGAGTGGGGTAGGAACACCTCGGCGTAGGGGAAAGAAACAGGCACAAATATCAGCTGCTCCTCTAGATGCTTCTGCTGGCCAGGATTCAAAATTGAATCCTCAAGCTCAGGATAAGTCTACGGTGGCATTACCAAATAAAGTCATTGTGATGGGAGGAAATCAAGTAAATGATGCTTGTGATCCAACAAAAGTTACCCAAGAGCATGGACTGGTAACTAATGCTGTCATAACTGGTCAGGATAAACATTCTTCTGAACATGATAATTTACCCCAAAGCAAGAAACCAGAAGTCTCACAGGAAGTGCACAATAGTACAGCCTTAATCCTTG GCCCTGCTCtgggaaaaattcaaaaagatgaTGTGCATGAGAAGGCTTCCATGATTTCAGGGGTTTCATCTGAATGCAGCTCTCAGAAAGCTACATCTAGCGAAGTATGTGGTAACCTAGGTGGTGCAGTGGCTGTGACTCCTGGTCAGACCTCAGTTGAAGTGGTAAAGAATCAAAATTCTGAAGATAGAGTGCATTCAACATTTTCAATTGGGAAACCTGTATCTTTAGTTTCTGTTGCTACAACAGATTCTTTGCATACATCAACTCCCTTAGCAGGTGCCAATAAAACCATCCCAAGTTCTAGTGAAAAGATTGCTCCCAGCTCTGAGCCTTATCCAACTTGTGCTCTTGCTGCTTCTGAACCTCATTCTGTCCCTGCTTGTCCTGCTGAATCTGTTCAAAGTAGAAGGCCCAGTCGTAAGGCCACAAACAGGGCAGAAGCACCTAGGCGCAGAGGAAGGAAACCTGCAACTCCTGATGCTTCATCTGGCCAGGACTTGAAA GTACATGCATCTGAAATCCATTCTCCTGGTGCTTCAGTTGGTCATGATTTGAAGAGAAAAGTGACTGGTGCAATTCCAGCATTTAGTCGAATTCCAACTGCTGATGTGAATGATGTTGCCCGAGTGATGAAGGAGATTTTCTCTGAAACCTGCtcatcaaaaactaaaattggtGAACCTGCTGGGAGTGAGGGCAAAAATACTCCTACTGCAAGTAAGACATTTGAGGAGGTAGTGAAGAACCAAAGTTTAGATGGTAAACCAGCTGTCAGCACACCAGCTCCTGTAAAAACTGCTCCAGCTTGTGAtgttccaaaagaaaaaagtaaaaagcaTTCTGAAACTGAAGCTGATACAAAAGAACTAGAGGACAATGCATCTCTTGTGATCAAGGTCCCTGTTCTTGAGAGAGCTAATTCTTTGAAGCCTGAATGCAAGACCCACAGTGGCTCAGACAACGTTGCAAAATCAATACagatttcaaatgaaaatttagttaCAGATAGTAATGTGCAGGTTAATAGCACACATCCTCATAGTGCTGACGATGTGAAAGATGCAGCTCAAGGAGCTCCTGCTCCTACTGGTGTTCAAACTGGTTCTAGAAATGGTCTTAATGATATTCCTATCAAAACATCTGTTTCAGATCAATCTGTTGTTAGTTTGAGTGATCTTTCCTTTGACAAGTCAGACGTGCCTTCTATGGTTATAAGGTGCTCAACTGAATCCATTGTTGTTAAAGGTCCAGAAACTTTGGAAAACTCAAACAAACATCAAGCTAGTTCTGTGGTTGAAGATATGACTCTAACCCATGAGGCTGCTACTTTGGATGATGCTCCTGTTGAAAACCGAGATGTGGAGGGTCAATCTGGGGGAAATGAAGCTAAGAACCCTATACCTGAGCCAGTTCTTTCTAGTACAACTGAATCTGCTGATATAGAGCTTGTTCCACAAGATGGTGGAGCCTTGCTACAATCCCCGGTGGTTCGAGATAAGGAGGGTGATGTTGCTGAGACTCGCCATATGGTAGTAGATCCCTGTGAGACCGAGTTGTCTTCTTTGAAAGACTTTACTGTTGAATCCGCCAGCTGGGATTCTGCTTCAGAAGTTGATGGTGGGAAGCAATTGTCTGTGGGAGTTCAAACTACCAAGATTGACAATGTTGAAGTTTGTGATCCAGAAGTTAAACCCTCAGAAACACAATCATCTGAGCCAGCTAAAACGCCTTTCGAAATAGCAGTTCCTGTTTCTGATAGTTTTCAGGACAAGAACAGTGAACGGTCCGGGACAGATGCTGATGCAAAAGAGTCTGCAGAGAAATCTCCTCTTGTGGTTATGACTTCTATGACAGAAAGTGTTTGTCCAGTCGTTCAGTGCCAGGCTGCTACAGGACCTGAGAACCTTTCAGTTCCTAGACAGCTTTCCCGTGAAATTTCAATGACTCAGAGCAGCATGGAGGTTGATTGTAAAGATAATCATAGTGCTATTGAAATAGATTGTGAATCCACCATTCACTCTACAAAAGCCAGCGATGCTTGTAATGGTTCTAGAGTCGTCCCACCTACTTCTGTTGTGATGGAGCCTAAAGTGGCCAGCTCTGAAGACAAAGAAAAACCTTCCTTGGAATCTTCGTATTCAGCTTCGCTTGATGTTAGTTCTTCGAGGGCTCATGTTGCTAGTGAGTCTTCTGGAGTGACTGCAGTAGTTCCCTTGAGTTCAGACCATTCAGTTGCTAGATCTCTTCCTGATCAGATTGCAATTCCATCTGAATGCGACATGGAACCTTCTGCTATAGAGTCAGAATCTTCTTTTAATGTCGAAAGTGCTGAAGCTGCACTGAATGCAACTAAATTGCTTGATGTTACCGACCATCCAGAAGAGTCTTTACCTATTACTGCCTGTCCAGATAAGTCAGGTACAGTGGACAGACCTGTTATGGTTGAGAAATTTTCCGAATGCGAATTAGAACCTTCTTCAGATAAGTTGGGTTCAGTGGAGGCACCTGCTATGGTTGAGAATAATTCTGAACTTGAAGCAGGCACTCCTTTGAAATCACATCCAGAACCCTCTGTCCTCGATGTTGAAAACCTTCAAAGTGCCGCAATGTCCACAAAACCTGATGTTGATGATGCTCCTCTTGTGACTTCAAATATTTCTCCAAGTCCTGTTTGTTCAGTCATGGTGGAGCTTCCTGCTATTACTGAGAATGAACTGGGAAAGGAAACAAAACCATTTAGCGGGAATGAAAATATTACTCCAAGTCCTGTCCACTTGTTTGCTTCTGATTCTACTAATAGGGAACTTACTCCAACAGATGATGAGTTGCAACAGTCATCAGCTGCTGAAAGGGTAGATGCTAAGTCTGTTGATGTTAGCAATGAAGTAGAGCCCACTGCACAACCAGCATCTTCTCAGGATTTTGCTGCTGAAGCTTCTAATGAAGATTTTGCACCTGAGAACCATGGTGAGGCGAAGGTGTCTCCAGGAATTAAGAGTGTAGGGGATGGTCATGTTGAAAGGGATGTTGACCCTCTGGAGCTGGAAGCATCCGTGGATGAAGATATTGCTGCTGTGCCATCCAGCATGGAGCTTGTTCCTGGAGATCAGAGTGAAGTGCATGTTCAAGCAGGAGTTGCAGGTTGCGAAGGTGATGATGGTATTCAGGGCAGAGACATGGAAGTTGACCCCTTGGAAACACTTGCAACTTCATCAGAAGTTGCCGCCAAGGACCCCCCTATGGGAGAACATGTTCAAAATGATCAGTCTCAAGAGCTCCTAGGAACTGAAAAGACAGAGGCTGACCAGCTTGAGGCTTCTATTATTGAACCAAACTCCTCAGAAGCTCAGAAATCTTTACCGCAATCTGGCAATACTGATGATGAAGAGCAGCTTGCTCAGAGGCCTGAGGTTGACCTTGTTGAGGCCTGCAATGAGGAATCTAATCTTGCAGAAGGACCATCCTCGGCACAAGCCATCTCTGATGAATCAATCAGGCCTGAGAATGATCCAGGGCTTACACATGCATCTTCACTGCAATCTGAAAAGTCTGAGGTTCATCAGGTTGAGACCTGCAATATGGAATCGAATCCCACAGGGCCATCCTCATCACAAGTCATCTCTAATGAATCTACCAATCCAGAGCTTACACAAAACGAGCTCCAATCTGAAGATCCCGCCGAGGCTTCTCAGTCACCCAAGACTGAAACTGTTGATGTCTCTGATATGGACATACAccttaaagaaacaaaagatcCTTCACCTGAACTGGAAGATGATGCTAAAGTTTCTGTGCAGCCTAATGTTGTCTTGGATATGGAAATAGACACCGAACAAACAAATATTCCATCACAGAGCACGGATGGAACTATTGCATAG